Sequence from the Kineosporia corallincola genome:
CCGTGGAACACATCAAACCTGTATGGAAGCTTCAGGCGGATTACGTGTGCTCGGGGACGAATGGCGAAGAATCTGGAACCGTTTCGGGCGGGACGTTCGACTCGGCGCCGGTAGCTCCGGAGTTCGCGCCCAATGTTGACTGCGCCAATGGTCAATACGTCACCGCTTGGCATGCCTACGTTGATGGCCCTAACGGCAGATTTGACTTGTATAACTGGAAGGCGAGCTCGGCTTTAACCGACCCGGCTGGAAGATATGCCTCCTGCTTGCGGTTGGCGGGAGGTAGCGACTGTTCTCTTCAGCGGTCCACTGATGGAACGCAGCAGATCTGCATGTGGGGAAATATAGCCGTCCCGCTCAGCGACTGTGATTTCGCGGAGGTCTTCACGGCTTTGCAGCAAAAGAAAACCCGCGTTCAGCAATATGGCGAATACCGACTCGCCGAGGATGCTCAAGAAGAGGCCTACGCGGCTGCTGATACATGCCTCGCATATGCTACGGTCCAACAATGCAAGAATCTCCCGATCTTCATGCCCGGATCGGACGTGTTTGAGGCTGCCCAGCATGATGCCTTCGCTATTTTAAATAGCAATCAGCCTGCACAGCTGAGTTATGCTGAAACTACGGAGAGGGCCCCCGAAGGGTGGTATCAGTCTCAATATCCGTGTACGGACAAAATCGCGGGTGAGCATTGCGATGAATACCCCTTCCGCAGTACCTTGGAGGGCGGCCCCGGGGCCTCGCTCAGGAATATTCCGGGTGACGCTAATAGTAAGGAGGGGCGCTTGTTGGGTTATTTCTTCAAGGTTTGTTCGGTGAACGTGGATAACCGCCCCTTCCTCGTGATCCCCCTGGAAGGTCCATCCGGAGCCTCGTACGGTCACCCGTCACAGGCATGGTGTCAGGACGGAGCATGATGAGTGAGCTGACGGTTCTTCTTGGCAGGCTCGAGGAGCAATGGAGGCGCAACGGTCTGCCGTGCTCAGACAGGGTGCGGCCGGGGTTGCCGACGGCGCAGATCGAGCAGGCGCTGAGCGCGTGGGAGATGGAGCCTTCCGAAGAGGTCGTGGACTGGTTTGCCTGGCACGACGGCGGTGTTGGAGAGGCCTGGGTCGCGGCTGGATGGCGTCTGCTGAGCCTAGAAGAAGCGTTCGAGCACTATGACACACATGTCACCGCTGAACTTTTTGAAGAGGAGAATGGGGGATGGTTCCCCTTGGCCCAGAATCCTGGCGGGGTGGCTCTGGTGGCTGACTGTCGAGGGCCGAGGTCCGCTCGTTCGGAGGTTGGCACGGTGGGCAAGGTGCCCGAATTAGCGCCTGCGGAGTTCCGGGTCGATTCCCTGACCACGTTAGTAGGCTGGTGGGTC
This genomic interval carries:
- a CDS encoding NucA/NucB deoxyribonuclease domain-containing protein is translated as MKFAKEKWFTFHPEGQGGANGITSNVMDLSLHNFTRDAGGWPAFDATETWKISPREQQQYYVTTYGADKEGNLYWMWGSTTDVSVDTYHVQWNRDSYIRDPSQITGIYVSLRVRQTGSWVTDATIPVEHIKPVWKLQADYVCSGTNGEESGTVSGGTFDSAPVAPEFAPNVDCANGQYVTAWHAYVDGPNGRFDLYNWKASSALTDPAGRYASCLRLAGGSDCSLQRSTDGTQQICMWGNIAVPLSDCDFAEVFTALQQKKTRVQQYGEYRLAEDAQEEAYAAADTCLAYATVQQCKNLPIFMPGSDVFEAAQHDAFAILNSNQPAQLSYAETTERAPEGWYQSQYPCTDKIAGEHCDEYPFRSTLEGGPGASLRNIPGDANSKEGRLLGYFFKVCSVNVDNRPFLVIPLEGPSGASYGHPSQAWCQDGA